The Sulfitobacter pacificus genome includes a window with the following:
- a CDS encoding ABC transporter ATP-binding protein, giving the protein MSLLNNYHVFVHDVSAAFGYDYSDATPDWVHPFIHIILVLTPTLLISVGSYLVLRGLLKLWRRQVPASQPEPIRGLDIGLFSTVLRYSRRQQSQMIMLSLIAMPILYLTLELPKQIVNNALEAARFPIDIFGYEVDQVTFLLLLCGLYLLAILLNGLNKYALNVFKGYVAERFLRRFRLLIYRQWQKGANASDQSEIVPILAQEVEPVGGFAAEVLTLPILQGGTLLTILLFMFIQDPVLGAAALTVLPIQLVLLPKLQRRVNVLSRIRIKEVRHLGRQLSNQLRERQPSPNGLCSASASFRELERVRRRLFRLKFFIKALNNFLTALTPFLFYSLGGYFVIEGRISLGALVAVLAAHKDFSAPLKELFRYYQTLEDTKIRYQEITSFFSKTELLSDPRQHPGPPVKSVQTLAQSSDRNHHSYFAQASTLRGITYEGI; this is encoded by the coding sequence GTGTCGCTCTTAAACAATTATCATGTGTTTGTGCACGATGTATCGGCCGCTTTTGGCTATGACTACAGCGACGCGACACCCGATTGGGTTCACCCGTTCATTCACATCATTCTTGTTCTGACGCCAACCCTGCTTATCAGTGTCGGCTCCTATCTCGTTCTGCGTGGCCTATTGAAGCTCTGGCGGCGGCAGGTGCCGGCGTCTCAACCAGAGCCTATCCGAGGCCTTGATATTGGTCTCTTCAGCACTGTTTTGCGATATTCCAGACGACAACAATCCCAGATGATCATGCTTAGTTTGATTGCCATGCCAATCCTGTATCTGACTTTGGAATTGCCAAAACAGATTGTGAACAATGCGTTGGAAGCAGCCCGCTTTCCGATCGACATTTTTGGCTATGAGGTCGATCAAGTGACCTTCCTTTTATTGCTCTGCGGGCTTTATCTACTGGCGATACTGCTGAACGGGCTCAACAAATATGCCTTGAACGTTTTCAAAGGCTACGTCGCGGAGCGATTTCTGCGCCGTTTCCGACTGTTGATCTATCGGCAATGGCAAAAAGGCGCGAACGCATCCGATCAAAGCGAGATTGTCCCAATCCTTGCGCAGGAAGTCGAACCTGTCGGAGGGTTTGCCGCTGAAGTTTTGACACTACCAATCCTGCAAGGAGGCACGCTCCTTACGATTCTACTGTTTATGTTCATTCAGGACCCAGTTCTGGGCGCTGCGGCGTTGACGGTACTTCCCATTCAGCTCGTCTTGCTGCCCAAGCTTCAGCGACGGGTCAATGTTCTGTCACGGATAAGGATCAAAGAGGTACGACATCTTGGTAGGCAGTTGAGCAACCAACTGCGCGAAAGGCAACCCAGCCCCAATGGATTGTGCTCTGCAAGCGCAAGCTTTCGGGAACTGGAGCGGGTGCGGCGTCGATTGTTTCGTCTGAAATTCTTTATCAAGGCACTGAACAATTTCCTGACGGCACTTACGCCATTTCTGTTCTATTCACTGGGTGGATATTTCGTGATCGAAGGTCGGATCAGTTTGGGTGCCTTGGTGGCTGTACTGGCCGCGCACAAGGACTTCTCGGCACCGCTGAAAGAACTCTTTCGGTACTATCAGACCCTTGAAGACACAAAGATCCGCTACCAGGAAATCACATCCTTTTTCAGCAAGACCGAATTGTTGTCTGATCCCAGACAGCACCCTGGCCCACCAGTGAAAAGCGTTCAGACGCTGGCGCAATCCAGTGATCGCAACCACCATTCTTACTTTGCCCAAGCATCGACGCTCCGGGGGATCACGTATGAGGGAATCTGA
- a CDS encoding c-type cytochrome gives MKSIAVFFAFVALIAGAWYVTLDNGRDAGETALPEGALAAVTLPSSFSEQEEIGARAYEASCAVCHGTNASGKVGVAPPLVHKIYEPSHHGDMAFVLAAQNGVRAHHWKFGNMPPVEGLTRAEVLNIVAYVRALQRENGIH, from the coding sequence ATGAAATCGATAGCGGTATTTTTCGCCTTTGTCGCGTTGATCGCAGGGGCTTGGTACGTCACGCTCGACAACGGTCGCGACGCGGGTGAAACGGCCCTTCCGGAAGGTGCGCTGGCTGCCGTTACCTTGCCATCCAGCTTTTCAGAACAGGAAGAGATTGGCGCGCGTGCGTATGAAGCAAGCTGCGCCGTGTGCCATGGGACCAACGCCAGCGGAAAGGTGGGGGTGGCCCCGCCGCTGGTGCACAAGATCTATGAACCGAGCCACCACGGTGACATGGCGTTTGTACTGGCCGCACAAAATGGGGTTCGGGCGCATCACTGGAAATTCGGGAACATGCCACCTGTCGAGGGGCTCACGAGGGCAGAGGTGTTGAACATCGTGGCATATGTCCGTGCCCTTCAACGAGAGAATGGCATTCACTGA